In Persephonella sp., the DNA window GCCACATCTGGAAACACAGGTATAGCTCTGGCGATGGTAGGTACAGCTTTAGGATACAGGGTTGAACTTGCTATGCCGTCAAATGTTAGTGAAGAAAGAAAAAGAATTATTCAGGCATACGGTGCAAAGATACATTATACAGATCCTCTCCAGAGCACAGATGGGGCTATTATTTTCGTTAGGGATCTTATAGAAAAATACCCTGACAGATACTGCTATATTGACCAGTATAACAATGATGCCAACTGGAGATCTCATTTCTATTCAACTGCTGTTGAGATATGGGAGCAGACACAACACAGAATAACCCATTTTATAGCAGGTATAGGAACAGGTGGAACAATAATGGGAACAGGTAGAAGACTGAAAATATTTAATCCTGAGATACAGATTATAGGTGTTCAACCTGATAGCCCATTTCATGGAATAGAAGGTCTTAAATATATTGAGACTTCCATAAAACCGGGTATTTTTGATGAAAACAGGCTAGACAGAACTATGTTTATCGGAACTGATATTGCATATCAAAGGGCAAGGGAGCTTGCCAGAAAAGAGGGGGTTTTTGTTGGACAGTCCTCCGGTGCTGCTTTTGAAGCTGCTATTCAGATAGCAAGGGAGATTAAAGAGGGTGTTGTCGTTTTCGTCTGTCCCGATGGAGGAGAGAAATATCTTACCACAGCCTTATGGGAGTTTTAGGGATCCTCATTATCCGCTTTTACAGCCTGAATTAACTTTTCTGAAATGTCAGGAAGTGCAGCTCTTACTCTGACCCATGCAGACATCAGTGGAACGCCTATAGGGTCTTTCCTGAAGTCTTCTTCAGCAACCTTTAATGCCTGAACAAAAGCCTCAATCGCCTCAATCTCACTGTGTCTGTCATACTCAAGACCGTTTATGAGAGATAGGGCATTGTATTTTTCTATAGCGTATCTTGCTTCCTGAAGGTATGTTGTTATCAGTGTTCTGAAAAAGCCATTTGAAAAAACAAACCCATCATGTGCCAGAACCCTGAAAAGGGTTTTTGCAATATCAGAAGCCATCTTAACAAGACCTTCAGAAGGTGTCCCTTTTTTCAGTTTCTGGTGCTTGTGTTCATAAGTTTCCATAACCTCAACCTGGCATACCCTGTTAAAAGATGTGTTGTTGTAAACTTCGCTCAGCATAGAAACCTCAAGTCCCCATGTTGGGGATATTCTTATACCCCTTGCCAGACTTCTTATGAATGAAAACTCTCCAGATAGTGCATATCTGAAGCTGTCAAGATATACTAAAAACTGTTTGTAGCCTAATATTTTCATCAAAGCTCTAATAAGCGGAGTGTAAAACAGCCTTGTAACCCTTCCATATAACTTATTTGTTACTCTGGCGTAATAGCCTTTTGCAAATTCAAAATCAAGGGCTGGAGATACTACCGGATAAAATAGCCTTGCAGGAAGTTCTCTTGAGTAGTTAACGATGTCACAGTCGTGGAGAGCAATGGCATAGGCTTTTATATCCGATAAAATGTATCCTAAAGACATCCATACAGACCTTCCTTTTCCTGGAATGTCCACATTAAATCCTGCCTCTCTAAGCAGGTTGTAAAGCTCTTGCATTCTGGGACCGTCGTGCCATATAACATCAACCTGTGTAGGAATGTCTGACATTATTCTTTTTACCTTTCTAAATTCTTCCTCTGAAGCTCTATCTAAAGAAAGGACTATTTTATACAGGTATCTTATATTTTTTAGTTCTTCTACGATCTTTGGCATAGCAGGACCTTCAAACTCAGAGTAGAGAGATGGAAGCAGAAGAACCATATTTCTTCTCTGGGCAAAAAGTTCAAGCTCATACTCAAGTTCTTCAAGTGATCTACTACCTAATTTCTGTAGTGTGGTTATAACACCATTTTGAAAAAAGTCAGCCATATGACCCTCCTAATCCCACAATTTTATAAGGTAGTCTTTCATATTTTCAAACATTTCTGCCTGCTTACTGTAGTATACTTCAGCTTCTTCGTCTGTTTTGTCCCTAAGCTCATTAACAAGAGAAGCCACCCTACCGTTGTATAGAGGTATCATTGTATCAAGAACTTTAAATTTTTGTCTTGGTGTTGTGTGGAAGTAATCTGCATATCTGTAAACAATTCTGACCCAGGTTTCTATAGGCATTATAAAGTTTTCAGGATTTTCTTCCATAAAAAGTTTTTCAATCACTTTGAAATCCTCAGGTTCTAAAATAGACCTCCAGACACCGCCAAAGTTGTTGTAACCTAATTTGAAGTATTCAATCAAGCTCTGCTGGTCTATCTCAAAAGGTTCCGGTTCTATTCCTACAAAATCTCCAACTATAGGGACATCTTTTGATCCTTTAATTTTTTTCCAGAAGTAGTCATAATTTTCCATAAGCCTGAATATTGTTCCAACAACCTCCCTATACATGTGAGA includes these proteins:
- the cysM gene encoding cysteine synthase B — its product is MWILGEHDEQVRKTRTSILELVGNTPLLKLKKSLPDDLKDKPVEIYAKLEGYNPGGSVKDRPATRMILEAIQSGKLTKDKIILDATSGNTGIALAMVGTALGYRVELAMPSNVSEERKRIIQAYGAKIHYTDPLQSTDGAIIFVRDLIEKYPDRYCYIDQYNNDANWRSHFYSTAVEIWEQTQHRITHFIAGIGTGGTIMGTGRRLKIFNPEIQIIGVQPDSPFHGIEGLKYIETSIKPGIFDENRLDRTMFIGTDIAYQRARELARKEGVFVGQSSGAAFEAAIQIAREIKEGVVVFVCPDGGEKYLTTALWEF
- a CDS encoding glycosyl transferase, producing MADFFQNGVITTLQKLGSRSLEELEYELELFAQRRNMVLLLPSLYSEFEGPAMPKIVEELKNIRYLYKIVLSLDRASEEEFRKVKRIMSDIPTQVDVIWHDGPRMQELYNLLREAGFNVDIPGKGRSVWMSLGYILSDIKAYAIALHDCDIVNYSRELPARLFYPVVSPALDFEFAKGYYARVTNKLYGRVTRLFYTPLIRALMKILGYKQFLVYLDSFRYALSGEFSFIRSLARGIRISPTWGLEVSMLSEVYNNTSFNRVCQVEVMETYEHKHQKLKKGTPSEGLVKMASDIAKTLFRVLAHDGFVFSNGFFRTLITTYLQEARYAIEKYNALSLINGLEYDRHSEIEAIEAFVQALKVAEEDFRKDPIGVPLMSAWVRVRAALPDISEKLIQAVKADNEDP